In Bos javanicus breed banteng chromosome 2, ARS-OSU_banteng_1.0, whole genome shotgun sequence, the following proteins share a genomic window:
- the MSTN gene encoding growth/differentiation factor 8: MQKLQISVYIYLFMLIVAGPVDLNENSEQKENVEKEGLCNACLWRENTTSSRLEAIKIQILSKLRLETAPNISKDAIRQLLPKAPPLLELIDQFDVQRDASSDGSLEDDDYHARTETVITMPTESDLLTQVEGKPKCCFFKFSSKIQYNKLVKAQLWIYLRPVKTPATVFVQILRLIKPMKDGTRYTGIRSLKLDMNPGTGIWQSIDVKTVLQNWLKQPESNLGIEIKALDENGHDLAVTFPEPGEDGLTPFLEVKVTDTPKRSRRDFGLDCDEHSTESRCCRYPLTVDFEAFGWDWIIAPKRYKANYCSGECEFVFLQKYPHTHLVHQANPRGSAGPCCTPTKMSPINMLYFNGEGQIIYGKIPAMVVDRCGCS; encoded by the exons ATGCAAAAACTGCAAATCTCTGTTTATATTTACCTATTTATGCTGATTGTTGCTGGCCCAGTGGATCTGAATGAGAACAGCGAGCAGAAGGAAAATGTGGAAAAAGAGGGGCTGTGTAATGCATGTTTGTGGAGGGAAAACACTACATCCTCAAGACTAGAAGCCATAAAAATCCAAATACTCAGTAAACTTCGCCTGGAAACAGCTCCTAACATCAGCAAAGATGCTATCAGACAACTTTTGCCCAAGGCTCCTCCACTCCTGGAACTGATTGATCAGTTCGATGTCCAGAGAGATGCCAGCAGTGACGGCTCCTTGGAAGACGATGACTACCACGCCAGGACGGAAACGGTCATTACCATGCCCACGGAGT CTGATCTTCTAACGCAAGTGGAAGGAAAACCCAAATGTTGCTTCTTTAAATTTAGCTCTAAGATACAATACAATAAACTAGTAAAGGCCCAACTGTGGATATATCTGAGGCCTGTCAAGACTCCTGCGACAGTGTTTGTGCAAATCCTGAGACTCATCAAACCCATGAAAGACGGTACAAGGTATACTGGAATCCGATCTCTGAAACTTGACATGAACCCAGGCACTGGTATTTGGCAGAGCATTGATGTGAAGACAGTGTTGCAGAACTGGCTCAAACAACCTGAATCCAACTTAGGCATTGAAATCAAAGCTTTAGATGAGAATGGCCATGATCTTGCTGTAACCTTCCCAGAACCAGGAGAAGATGGACTG ACTCCTTTTTTAGAAGTCAAGGTAACAGACACACCAAAAAGATCTAGGAGAGATTTTGGGCTTGATTGTGATGAACACTCCACAGAATCTCGATGCTGTCGTTACCCTCTAACTGTGGATTTTGAAGCTTTTGGATGGGATTGGATTATTGCACCTAAAAGATATAAGGCCAATTACTGCTCTGGAGAATGTGAATTTGTATTTTTGCAAAAGTATCCTCATACCCATCTTGTGCACCAAGCAAACCCCAGAGGTTCAGCCGGCCCCTGCTGTACTCCTACAAAGATGTCTCCAATTAATATGCTATATTTTAATGGCGAAGGACAAATAATATACGGGAAGATTCCAGCCATGGTAGTAGATCGCTGTGGGTGTTCATGA